In Weissella tructae, the DNA window TGGGTGCATATAGATCCACATGCCCAATCGCATTTACTTTCATACCTGCTTCAAGTTCAAATGGTAATTTTTGTGAGACAAATTTAAACATTGTCGCATTAATAACTGCACCATCATCCTTTAATGAAAAGTATTGATGTCCTGGTCGCTTACGATAATTCGATACTTCCCCAGTAACATGTACTTCTTTCAGATGTGGATCGGCCGTAAATTTACGCTTCAAATATTTAGTTAGCGTACTGACCGTTAAATATTCTGCCATGCATCCTCCAATTCGATTGCATGATGTTGTGCTGCCAACTCAACTGTTGTTTGCATCAACGTTGCAATCGTCATTGGCCCAACACCACCAGGTACCGGTGTAATTTTACCAGCCACCGCTTCCGCTGACTCAAAATCAACATCACCAACTAATTTACCATCAGCCATACGATTAATTCCGACATCAATGACCACTGCGCCAGGCTTTAAGTCCTTTCCCGTCACAAGTCCTGGTACACCTGTCGCAACTACGACAACATCTGCCATAGCCAACAAAGCTTCACGTTCTGCCTCTGGTGTATAGCGATGCAATAGACTTACCGTAGCATCTGCATTTTCCAACAAGGCAAACATTGGACGACCAACCAAAACAGAGCGGCCAATAACTACTGCATGCTTATGCTTTAAATCAACATTTTCAAATGCCAACATCGTCATAATTCCACGAGGGGTGTTCGCAACCGGATAATAACCTTCACGGTCCGCATATAAACGTCCGACGTTAATCGGATGGAACCCATCGACATCTTTTTCAGGAGAAATGGCATCTTGGATACGCTTTTCATTCATGTGTGCAGGCAATGGACTTTGCACCAAAATGGCATCAATCGTTGCATCTGCATTTAATGCTGCAATTTGTTCAAGCAAAGCTTCTTCAGTCATATCACTGTCGTATTTAAACGTTTGCCCAGCGATACCTACCTTTTCTGCGACACGTCCTTTATTACGTACATAGATTTCACTAGCTGGATCATCACCAACTAAAATAACCGCCAAACCAGGTGTCACACCTTGTTCTTTCAAACGCTCTGTTTGCGTGGCGACTGCATCACGCAAACGAGCTGCAATTGCTTTTCCATCAATTATGGTTGCCATTTTCCACCTCACAAAATATTCATTATTATTGCATAATTTTACCACAGATTACGAGGACATACCATCAGCCACTATGCCCTAATTCAAACAAAAAACCGTCTGCCCTATCGGACACACGGTTTTTTCATTAATTCTTTTTGAAGTAGTGATACGCATAGATGAACAGTGTACCTGTAATCCCCACAACAAGGAAATTAACCCATGCTGCTGTTAACCCTTGCGTTAGAACATAGCCCCAACGTGACTTGTAGACCAAATAGTCCCCTAATGGTGCAATCAATCCCCATACTAGTAAATTAGCAATTCCTTGCCAGACATTAAATTGCATGACACGTGCTAACGTAATCGGATTCTTCAATAAATTCAAGCGTTGCGTAATCAAACCCAACATCAAACCGAATACACCATCTGCAACAATCCATGTCCACCATACCGTCGTATAGCTCAAACTATCTGATAAAAAGTGCGCCATAAAAGCCACAATCGGTGTTAATACAGCACCAAAAAATAGTGAGAATACTGTCAAAACAGCATAACCTAACGTGACTTGTGTATTCGCCACCCCAGCATCAAAGCTTAGGAATTGTCCAACGAGCACAACCGCGATGATTCCTACGATGATAGCAATACATTTTTTTACAAATGTCATTATGCTTCTCCTTCAGAATCCGTTGTGTCATCTTCTTCCGCTACTTCAGTCGTATTGATTAAGACAATCTTTTCATCAAAGTACGCAGCAATACGTGCAGCCACTGAATCAAAGTCATCTAGCGCAGCAGTAACAGACGCTGCATAATCGATACGTAGTCCTGATTGTGATACCGCAGGATGTTCCACAATCATGTATAGGTTAACATCTGCTTCTTCATTGTTAATCACAATCTTTTTTACCGCATTCGCATAACGAATCGGCAAATTAATCAAGTTTGTTTCAACACTTAATTTAATTGGTTCATCACCACTGATAATCATTTCGGCTGAAACTAGTTGATCTGCTTCTAGTGTTGTTTGAATGAATGCAAAAAAATCATCTAAATTGATTGTCGCTTCATCGGCTGCTGTAAAAGTCTTAGTTGTTACAGCTTCATTTTCTAGTGCCTCAATTAAGGCATTCCCTGTTAATTGCATGTCTGCACTCACCATCTCTTCTTTAATGCATTTAGTTTAACACAGTTCATCTATGACCACTATGAGAAAAAATATAAAAAATGGATAGCC includes these proteins:
- a CDS encoding bifunctional 5,10-methylenetetrahydrofolate dehydrogenase/5,10-methenyltetrahydrofolate cyclohydrolase, with amino-acid sequence MATIIDGKAIAARLRDAVATQTERLKEQGVTPGLAVILVGDDPASEIYVRNKGRVAEKVGIAGQTFKYDSDMTEEALLEQIAALNADATIDAILVQSPLPAHMNEKRIQDAISPEKDVDGFHPINVGRLYADREGYYPVANTPRGIMTMLAFENVDLKHKHAVVIGRSVLVGRPMFALLENADATVSLLHRYTPEAEREALLAMADVVVVATGVPGLVTGKDLKPGAVVIDVGINRMADGKLVGDVDFESAEAVAGKITPVPGGVGPMTIATLMQTTVELAAQHHAIELEDAWQNI
- a CDS encoding ECF-type riboflavin transporter substrate-binding protein, translating into MTFVKKCIAIIVGIIAVVLVGQFLSFDAGVANTQVTLGYAVLTVFSLFFGAVLTPIVAFMAHFLSDSLSYTTVWWTWIVADGVFGLMLGLITQRLNLLKNPITLARVMQFNVWQGIANLLVWGLIAPLGDYLVYKSRWGYVLTQGLTAAWVNFLVVGITGTLFIYAYHYFKKN